One part of the Candidatus Mancarchaeum acidiphilum genome encodes these proteins:
- a CDS encoding DNA-directed DNA polymerase II small subunit yields the protein MEDSRIKEFSERLSKVKMLPKSEINSEVIGNVDLDRLVDRLILDIGSFVGFHFVTLEEVTQAIGEINNAKIPMPVEVIKSSSFKPIASEYHEKFEIENRDVEHANGNVNDFVDYFRDRLHRIRRILETHVSTDGIPVGNLSLLKDMVGRDVYITGIVSSKITTKKGNIMVVMEDETDSVKVIFSNSPSEIGKRLYNEASTLVDDEVIAVKGKLINQFVIAKQIIWPDVTITERKNVEEDLGIAFISDVHVGSKLFLEQNFENMIKWLNGGAQDERSKEMAGKVKYLVVSGDVVDGIGVYPNQDRDLSVPDMYMQYQMFFDLIEDIPDYIHVFVLPGNHDSVRRAEPQPAFPSTIIKDYKKDNIHFVSNPSYLTLNGIQVLAYHGTSLDSIISSIPGMSYDKPEYPMLELLKRRHLSPIYGGNVIVPSKTDKLVIDKVPDILTMGHVHKNAISKYKGVTIINSGTWQARTAFQVKYGQIPTPARMPVFEMKTYKVTTVNFSSDSNVY from the coding sequence ATGGAGGATAGTAGGATAAAAGAGTTTTCCGAAAGGTTATCCAAGGTGAAAATGCTCCCTAAATCTGAGATTAATTCTGAGGTCATAGGGAATGTGGATTTGGATAGGCTTGTAGACAGGTTAATTCTAGATATTGGTAGCTTTGTAGGGTTCCATTTTGTAACACTGGAAGAAGTGACGCAAGCAATAGGGGAGATTAACAATGCAAAAATACCTATGCCTGTTGAGGTTATAAAATCAAGCAGTTTCAAGCCAATAGCATCAGAGTACCATGAGAAATTTGAGATCGAGAACAGGGACGTTGAGCATGCGAATGGGAATGTCAACGACTTTGTGGATTATTTTAGGGACCGGCTGCATAGAATAAGAAGGATCCTTGAAACTCACGTGTCTACAGATGGAATACCTGTAGGCAACTTGAGCCTCCTTAAGGATATGGTTGGCAGAGATGTGTATATAACAGGGATAGTTTCCAGCAAGATAACCACCAAAAAGGGCAACATAATGGTTGTCATGGAGGATGAAACAGACAGTGTAAAGGTGATTTTCTCTAATTCGCCTTCAGAGATAGGAAAGAGGCTTTACAATGAGGCTTCTACATTGGTTGATGATGAAGTCATAGCAGTAAAGGGCAAGCTGATCAACCAATTCGTAATAGCAAAACAGATTATATGGCCCGATGTTACTATAACAGAAAGGAAGAATGTTGAGGAGGACCTTGGGATTGCTTTTATATCAGATGTACATGTTGGGAGCAAGCTGTTCCTGGAGCAGAATTTTGAGAACATGATTAAATGGCTGAACGGCGGTGCGCAGGATGAAAGAAGCAAGGAGATGGCAGGCAAAGTTAAATACTTGGTAGTATCTGGAGATGTTGTTGATGGGATAGGTGTTTACCCCAACCAAGATAGAGACCTTTCAGTTCCAGATATGTACATGCAGTACCAGATGTTTTTTGACTTGATAGAGGATATTCCCGATTACATACATGTGTTTGTATTGCCTGGAAATCACGATTCGGTCAGGAGAGCAGAGCCCCAGCCGGCTTTTCCTTCAACTATAATAAAGGACTACAAAAAGGACAACATACATTTTGTTTCAAATCCCTCATATTTAACATTGAATGGGATACAGGTGCTTGCTTACCATGGGACCTCTTTGGATTCGATTATAAGCTCTATACCTGGAATGAGTTATGACAAGCCGGAATACCCTATGCTCGAGCTGCTGAAGCGCAGGCATCTCTCCCCGATATATGGAGGAAATGTCATAGTACCTAGCAAGACCGACAAACTGGTTATAGACAAGGTCCCTGATATACTGACGATGGGGCATGTACACAAGAATGCAATTTCCAAGTACAAGGGTGTTACAATTATAAACTCTGGCACATGGCAGGCCAGGACGGCGTTCCAAGTCAAGTATGGGCAGATACCAACCCCTGCAAGGATGCCGGTATTCGAGATGAAGACCTATAAAGTTACGACTGTAAATTTCAGCAGTGATTCCAATGTATATTGA
- the polX gene encoding DNA polymerase/3'-5' exonuclease PolX yields MENKRISEIFEEMSNIIGIEKTSTSNFESRAYKRAALTIGTLQQDISDIYKQGGIKALMELPGIGKGLAEKISEYLTTGHIKEYDELKKKYPIDFTSLLSIEGIGPKKAIELYEKLGVTDIPTLKDALEKHKLKDLQGFGEKSESEIAKGVTLAESNKGRILLSEGLPEAEKIISILKGSNLVKEAVIAGSTRRMRETLGDLDILALSDNKTEVMDLFSKMADVTSIIVKGPTKTTVALNIGTTCDLRVIDPDSFGAALQYFTGSRDHNIKVRTIAVRKGYKLNEYGLFGRSDQLISKLNEKDIYEKLGMSYIPPEMRENRGEIELAEKGQIPDLLELKDIKGDLHTHTKETDGINTMEQMADYAMRKGYEYIATTNHTKSLKVAHGMDDKQFEEYFSKVDELNDRLKGKLTILKGAEVDILKDGSLDLLDKTLESMDCVVAAVHSSTNMTEEQMTSRIVKAIGSNQVNVLAHPTGRLINEREPYPVNLPKVAEACADMRTMLEINASPQRLDLNDTNILLTSKYPVIYSVNTDAHSTIHMDFMRYGVGTARRGWLTKERVANSLPLNKLREILKKQKNV; encoded by the coding sequence ATGGAAAATAAAAGGATATCAGAGATTTTTGAGGAGATGTCAAACATAATAGGCATAGAGAAGACATCGACTTCTAATTTTGAATCAAGAGCCTATAAAAGGGCGGCATTGACCATAGGCACCTTGCAGCAGGATATATCCGACATATATAAGCAAGGAGGTATAAAAGCATTGATGGAACTACCAGGTATAGGGAAAGGTCTGGCAGAGAAGATAAGCGAATACCTTACAACAGGCCACATAAAGGAGTATGACGAACTAAAGAAAAAATATCCAATAGACTTCACATCCTTGCTTTCAATAGAGGGGATAGGGCCTAAAAAGGCAATTGAGCTATACGAAAAGTTAGGCGTAACTGATATACCGACGTTGAAGGATGCGCTGGAAAAGCATAAACTAAAGGATCTTCAAGGATTTGGGGAGAAGAGCGAAAGTGAAATAGCAAAAGGGGTAACCCTTGCAGAGTCCAATAAGGGACGCATTCTGTTAAGCGAAGGACTGCCCGAAGCAGAAAAGATAATATCCATCTTGAAAGGAAGCAATTTGGTAAAAGAAGCAGTTATAGCCGGCTCTACTAGGAGGATGAGAGAAACTTTAGGGGACTTAGACATACTGGCATTATCCGATAACAAGACAGAGGTTATGGATCTGTTCTCCAAGATGGCGGATGTTACCTCTATAATAGTGAAAGGGCCAACCAAAACAACAGTTGCCTTAAACATAGGCACTACCTGCGACCTGCGCGTAATAGATCCTGATAGCTTTGGTGCTGCTCTGCAGTATTTTACAGGCAGCAGGGACCACAACATAAAAGTGAGGACCATCGCTGTTAGAAAAGGATACAAGCTCAACGAGTATGGCCTTTTTGGCAGGTCCGACCAACTGATATCAAAGCTGAACGAAAAAGACATATACGAAAAGTTGGGCATGAGCTACATCCCCCCAGAGATGAGGGAGAATCGCGGAGAGATTGAGCTTGCGGAGAAGGGTCAGATACCAGACCTTTTAGAGCTCAAGGACATAAAAGGGGATTTGCACACCCACACCAAGGAGACAGATGGAATAAATACGATGGAGCAAATGGCGGATTATGCCATGCGCAAAGGGTATGAATATATAGCTACAACTAACCACACGAAAAGCCTTAAAGTAGCACATGGGATGGACGACAAGCAATTTGAAGAATACTTCTCAAAGGTGGATGAGTTAAATGACAGGCTAAAAGGAAAGCTCACAATATTGAAAGGCGCAGAAGTTGATATACTAAAGGATGGTTCACTTGACCTCCTAGACAAAACTCTGGAATCAATGGACTGTGTTGTAGCGGCAGTGCATTCTTCTACGAATATGACCGAAGAACAGATGACGAGCAGGATAGTGAAGGCGATAGGATCCAACCAAGTCAATGTCCTGGCCCATCCAACAGGCAGGCTGATCAACGAGCGAGAGCCTTATCCAGTCAACCTGCCAAAAGTCGCAGAAGCATGTGCGGACATGCGCACGATGCTTGAGATAAACGCATCGCCCCAAAGACTTGACCTTAACGATACAAACATACTTTTGACCTCCAAATATCCAGTAATATACTCAGTAAATACCGATGCGCATAGCACTATCCATATGGACTTCATGAGATATGGAGTGGGAACGGCCAGGAGAGGATGGCTCACAAAAGAAAGGGTTGCAAATTCCCTCCCTTTGAACAAGTTGCGCGAAATACTGAAAAAACAGAAAAATGTGTAA
- a CDS encoding helix-turn-helix domain-containing protein, which translates to MEECELCGKPISDIVYTIEVEGVSLRVCSKCAAGKKIIGKEQLDIPKSPKPSYFASDYKREQPAEDDIELVDNYGEKIRQALEREKLPLKVLAEMISEQESYLKRVIEDKTTPPQELVGKLEKTLGIKLTMSKRAKIEKVALPKSKASTLEDYIKKKD; encoded by the coding sequence ATGGAAGAATGTGAACTATGCGGCAAGCCTATATCAGATATAGTATACACGATAGAAGTTGAAGGCGTAAGTTTAAGAGTTTGCTCCAAGTGTGCAGCAGGAAAGAAAATAATAGGAAAGGAGCAGCTTGACATCCCAAAATCCCCAAAGCCTTCGTATTTTGCATCAGACTATAAGAGAGAGCAGCCTGCCGAAGACGATATCGAGCTTGTAGATAATTACGGTGAGAAAATAAGGCAGGCATTGGAAAGGGAGAAGCTGCCATTGAAGGTACTGGCTGAGATGATAAGCGAGCAGGAGAGCTATCTAAAGAGGGTTATAGAAGATAAAACAACACCTCCACAGGAATTGGTAGGCAAGCTTGAGAAGACGCTTGGAATAAAGCTCACAATGTCAAAGCGTGCCAAAATAGAAAAAGTAGCACTGCCAAAGTCAAAGGCGTCGACATTGGAAGACTACATAAAAAAGAAAGATTGA
- the fen gene encoding flap endonuclease-1 → MSVDLSKLIVKKVINLDDLKDRTVAIDAYNTIYQFLSIIRQPDGTPLADSNGNVTSHLSGLFYRTIELIQHGIKPIYVYDGIPSMLKQKTIEARIQKRNEAYKAWQEAVEKGNVEEAHSYAERSTRINKEIVASSKELLSLMGIGYINAPSEGEAEASYLSMKGLVFSAVSQDYDTLLFGARNIVRNIAISGKRKLPKKNIYINVNTELVNLDETLSSIGISRRQLIWVGIMLGTDFNKGIKGIGPKTAVKIVKQCESLDQVIEYIKSKYKLEFEFDVNEVENLFLNPEVKELSDLDISNLNSLKPDVGGIVDFMCRKHEFSEDRIRRYAELLSKAKGSLNQKGISNWM, encoded by the coding sequence ATGTCAGTTGATCTAAGCAAGTTGATTGTAAAGAAGGTTATAAACCTAGACGACTTGAAGGACAGGACCGTAGCCATTGATGCATACAATACAATCTACCAGTTCTTATCCATAATAAGGCAGCCGGACGGCACCCCGTTGGCCGACTCCAATGGCAATGTGACAAGCCACCTTTCAGGGCTATTCTACCGCACGATAGAGCTTATACAGCACGGAATAAAACCGATATACGTTTACGATGGGATACCATCAATGCTAAAGCAGAAAACAATAGAGGCAAGGATCCAGAAAAGGAACGAGGCATATAAAGCATGGCAGGAGGCGGTAGAGAAAGGAAATGTGGAAGAAGCACATTCCTATGCTGAGAGAAGTACCAGGATAAACAAGGAGATAGTAGCATCTTCAAAGGAGCTTTTAAGCCTGATGGGCATAGGCTACATAAATGCACCGAGCGAAGGAGAAGCAGAAGCGAGCTACCTATCCATGAAAGGTCTGGTATTCTCCGCAGTAAGCCAAGATTATGACACATTGCTTTTCGGTGCCAGGAACATAGTCAGGAACATAGCGATATCAGGCAAAAGGAAGCTGCCAAAGAAGAACATCTACATAAACGTGAATACCGAGCTTGTAAATCTTGACGAAACACTAAGCTCCATAGGTATAAGCAGGAGGCAGCTAATATGGGTAGGGATAATGCTTGGCACGGACTTCAACAAAGGGATAAAAGGCATTGGTCCAAAGACGGCAGTGAAGATAGTCAAGCAATGCGAATCACTAGACCAAGTAATAGAATATATCAAGTCAAAGTATAAGCTAGAATTTGAATTTGATGTCAATGAAGTTGAAAACCTGTTCCTGAACCCAGAAGTGAAGGAATTGAGTGATTTAGATATAAGCAATCTGAATTCACTAAAACCCGATGTCGGTGGAATAGTTGATTTCATGTGCAGGAAACACGAATTCTCAGAGGATAGGATCAGGAGATATGCAGAATTGCTCTCTAAAGCAAAGGGGTCTTTAAACCAGAAAGGAATAAGCAACTGGATGTAG
- a CDS encoding DNA polymerase II large subunit: MYIDDYFRSINEGVKKAYELAERARSKGYDPETFVEIKPAPDLASRVEGIIGIDGLAKIIEKEAEGVKSNEELAFNVARYICKDTRFDDRSIEKRLLLAARVGLAILTDGILVAPTEGLQNVELHKNLDGTTYAAILYAGPIRGAGGTSAALSVALLDAARREFGIGDYKPTQTEIERFIEEVGIYNSRVARLQYLPPDEDIRTILQNCPVCIDGLPTEDIEVTMHRNIERLDANGNPQLMTNRVRSGICLVSCEGIAQKAKSVLKHTKNSGLPWDWLTKIIKVDKGTTTTSSAAPKTAVFLQELVAGRPVFSYPDHPGAFRLRYGRSRFTGIASKGFNPVTMSMMNGFIATGTQLKVEKPGKGCVAVPVTSIEGPFVKLDTGEAFRIDKYQEYLKYKDRIQKIMSVGDILVTYGDFKKTNTPMQPTSYVEEYWYLQLTANGYSGGIPEVNSFKDAYEFSKKYNVPIHPKYLYDYSDINISDMKFLINKLKGLKFESDNLFDVKSIEFSGTDLERARNILEVICIPHFDKSDKIIIEQDDAQSLILSAGLVDDEKVNLNKYDLSSYNDKVDSLSLLNSVSPIKIMRRSTRIGGRMGRPEKAKERMMKPSPNVLFPISDYGTRERSIYKALMQEYKNLGNKYINVEMANFICDKGGEPVTSFYCTKHKCRAHIEKICKNCGNKVEGDKCEKCGGSPISYSSRSISLVGLMEEAMKNVDVNIAPKNLKGVMGLVSGSKVPESLDKGILRAIHNITIFKDGTSRFDATDTPLTHFYPREMNVSVEALKKLGYDKDYLGNPLEKDDQLVEMMHQDVIMNNRGAEYLLHIAQFIDDLLVRFYRLEPYYNIKTAEDLLGHYVITLSPHTSAGVVGRIVGFTKANVGFAHPYYISARRRNCDGDEDTTMLMMDALLNFSKSYLPTTIGGTMDAPLILTVNVKPEEVDDEVHNMEITKSYSKEFYDKTFDYVSPSDEKVLIVEDNLDTDKVYSHVEFTHLSDINSIDEAPLKSAYTTLKTMQDKIDMQFELMDKLYTIDKKDTARRLIMSHFIPDLMGNLHSFSKQTFRCVTCNAKYRRVPLSGKCTKCGGKLVLTISKGGIEKYLNVTLSLIARYSLEDYINQRVLLIKDEIETVFGGIGEESLPTNQFNLSKFL; encoded by the coding sequence ATGTATATTGACGATTATTTCAGATCTATAAACGAGGGTGTCAAAAAAGCTTATGAGCTGGCAGAGAGGGCAAGATCAAAAGGTTATGACCCGGAAACCTTTGTTGAGATAAAGCCCGCCCCCGATCTGGCTTCAAGAGTTGAAGGTATTATAGGTATAGACGGATTGGCAAAGATAATAGAAAAGGAGGCTGAAGGAGTAAAATCCAATGAGGAGCTTGCATTCAACGTTGCAAGGTATATCTGCAAAGATACAAGATTTGATGATAGGAGCATTGAAAAAAGGCTTTTGCTTGCGGCAAGGGTCGGCTTGGCTATACTTACCGATGGAATCCTGGTTGCACCAACAGAAGGGCTGCAGAACGTAGAATTGCACAAAAATCTGGATGGCACAACTTATGCCGCAATACTGTATGCCGGCCCTATAAGGGGCGCAGGAGGGACCAGCGCGGCGCTTTCCGTAGCGCTTCTGGATGCCGCAAGACGGGAATTTGGTATAGGGGATTATAAGCCAACACAGACTGAAATAGAGAGATTTATTGAAGAGGTGGGTATATATAATTCAAGGGTGGCAAGGCTGCAATATCTGCCTCCTGATGAGGATATACGTACCATATTGCAGAACTGTCCTGTATGCATAGATGGATTGCCAACGGAGGATATAGAGGTCACAATGCATCGCAATATAGAGAGGCTTGATGCCAATGGAAATCCGCAGCTGATGACAAACAGGGTCAGGAGCGGTATCTGCCTTGTGTCGTGCGAAGGGATAGCCCAAAAAGCAAAGAGCGTGCTGAAGCATACCAAGAATTCTGGACTCCCTTGGGATTGGCTTACAAAGATAATAAAAGTTGACAAAGGAACAACAACTACATCATCTGCTGCTCCGAAGACTGCTGTATTCCTGCAGGAACTTGTGGCGGGAAGGCCTGTTTTCTCTTACCCTGATCATCCAGGGGCATTCAGATTGCGTTATGGAAGATCACGGTTTACTGGTATAGCCTCAAAAGGGTTTAACCCTGTAACAATGTCCATGATGAATGGATTTATAGCTACAGGAACACAGCTAAAAGTTGAAAAGCCTGGAAAGGGCTGTGTTGCCGTTCCGGTGACATCTATTGAGGGGCCATTCGTCAAGCTTGATACTGGAGAGGCATTCAGGATAGACAAATATCAGGAGTACCTAAAGTACAAGGACAGAATCCAAAAGATAATGTCCGTGGGGGATATTTTGGTAACGTATGGGGATTTCAAAAAGACAAATACCCCAATGCAGCCGACAAGTTATGTGGAGGAATACTGGTACTTGCAGCTTACAGCAAATGGTTATTCGGGAGGGATCCCAGAAGTCAATTCCTTTAAGGATGCATATGAATTCTCAAAGAAGTACAATGTGCCTATACATCCAAAATATCTGTATGATTATTCTGATATAAACATTTCAGACATGAAGTTTCTAATAAATAAGTTGAAGGGACTGAAGTTTGAATCTGATAACCTTTTTGATGTCAAGTCTATTGAGTTCTCTGGAACCGACCTTGAAAGAGCAAGGAACATCCTTGAAGTCATCTGCATACCCCACTTCGACAAATCAGATAAGATTATAATAGAACAAGATGACGCACAGAGCCTTATATTATCAGCTGGGCTTGTAGATGATGAAAAGGTGAACCTCAATAAGTATGACTTAAGCAGCTATAATGACAAAGTTGATTCTCTGAGCCTATTAAACAGTGTAAGCCCGATAAAGATAATGAGAAGGTCAACAAGGATAGGCGGAAGGATGGGAAGGCCTGAGAAAGCTAAAGAACGTATGATGAAGCCTTCTCCTAACGTTCTTTTCCCAATATCTGATTATGGTACAAGGGAGAGGAGCATATACAAAGCATTGATGCAGGAGTACAAGAACCTTGGCAATAAATATATTAACGTGGAGATGGCGAACTTCATATGCGATAAAGGAGGAGAGCCAGTCACCTCTTTCTACTGCACTAAGCATAAATGCAGGGCACATATAGAGAAGATATGCAAGAACTGCGGAAACAAGGTTGAAGGCGACAAATGTGAAAAATGTGGAGGAAGCCCTATATCTTATAGTTCAAGATCCATCAGCTTGGTTGGACTTATGGAAGAGGCAATGAAAAATGTGGATGTCAATATAGCTCCTAAGAACTTGAAAGGTGTTATGGGATTGGTCAGCGGGAGCAAAGTTCCTGAAAGCTTGGACAAAGGCATACTTAGGGCAATACACAATATAACAATTTTTAAGGACGGGACATCTAGGTTTGATGCCACGGATACACCTCTAACCCACTTCTATCCACGCGAAATGAACGTTTCCGTGGAAGCGCTGAAAAAGCTCGGATATGATAAGGATTACTTAGGCAATCCTTTGGAGAAGGATGACCAGCTAGTGGAGATGATGCACCAAGACGTTATAATGAACAACAGGGGCGCGGAGTACCTTTTGCACATTGCTCAGTTTATCGATGACCTTTTGGTCAGATTTTACCGCCTTGAACCTTATTACAATATAAAAACTGCAGAGGACCTTCTTGGCCATTATGTAATAACCCTATCACCACATACTTCCGCAGGCGTGGTCGGAAGGATAGTTGGTTTTACCAAGGCGAATGTTGGCTTTGCACACCCCTATTACATATCTGCAAGGAGAAGGAACTGCGATGGTGATGAGGACACAACAATGCTGATGATGGATGCCCTTCTTAACTTCTCGAAAAGCTACCTGCCTACAACCATAGGGGGAACTATGGATGCGCCATTAATTCTCACGGTAAACGTTAAGCCGGAGGAGGTTGACGATGAAGTTCACAACATGGAGATAACAAAGAGTTATAGCAAGGAATTTTATGATAAGACCTTTGATTACGTTTCCCCATCTGATGAAAAAGTGCTTATAGTGGAGGATAACCTTGATACTGACAAAGTCTATAGCCATGTGGAATTTACCCATCTGAGCGATATAAATTCCATTGATGAGGCTCCCCTTAAAAGCGCTTACACTACCCTTAAAACCATGCAGGATAAGATAGACATGCAGTTTGAACTTATGGACAAGCTTTACACGATAGATAAGAAGGACACCGCAAGGAGACTTATAATGAGCCACTTTATACCCGACCTTATGGGAAACCTGCACTCGTTTTCGAAACAAACCTTTAGGTGCGTTACATGCAATGCCAAATATAGGAGGGTCCCGCTGTCTGGGAAGTGCACCAAGTGTGGTGGCAAACTGGTGCTCACAATATCGAAAGGAGGAATAGAGAAATACTTAAATGTCACGCTAAGCCTTATAGCGAGATATAGCTTGGAGGATTACATCAACCAGAGAGTTCTCCTTATAAAGGATGAGATTGAGACAGTCTTTGGAGGGATAGGCGAGGAGAGCCTTCCCACTAACCAATTCAATCTGTCAAAATTCCTGTAA
- a CDS encoding Hsp20/alpha crystallin family protein, with protein sequence MPKKKSWSIDLNNPDSLNDLIKTLNEMLKSNPEYLNALKDMIKENPDTLNNIINEFRYLFAAEEEKDINPGLPELKIRVEIKNHDDMDHKDNKHGAVNSSKLTFNNGEANVPDYPHEITLDPYNPTYSNNEPIFDVLSKPKGVSIVADMKNVSSSDINIYVDGSEISFDVDTEKVKFHKEINLPFLISPEKIISTYKNGVLEMEISENERKRPAKAQIKIG encoded by the coding sequence ATGCCCAAAAAGAAAAGTTGGTCAATAGACCTAAACAATCCAGATTCTTTAAATGATCTTATTAAAACCCTCAATGAAATGCTAAAGTCAAACCCTGAATACCTTAATGCCTTAAAAGACATGATAAAGGAGAATCCGGATACGCTCAACAATATCATAAACGAGTTCAGATACCTATTCGCAGCAGAAGAGGAAAAAGACATAAATCCCGGCCTCCCAGAGCTTAAAATAAGGGTGGAGATTAAGAATCATGATGACATGGACCATAAAGACAATAAGCACGGGGCGGTTAACTCAAGCAAGCTGACATTCAACAATGGAGAAGCGAATGTGCCTGATTACCCTCACGAAATTACATTAGATCCATATAATCCAACATACTCAAATAATGAGCCAATATTCGATGTTCTGTCGAAGCCTAAGGGCGTCTCGATTGTTGCGGATATGAAAAACGTGAGCAGCTCAGACATAAATATATATGTAGACGGATCAGAGATATCATTTGATGTTGATACCGAAAAGGTAAAGTTCCACAAGGAAATAAACCTGCCATTTTTGATAAGCCCGGAAAAAATAATCTCGACTTACAAGAATGGGGTACTGGAGATGGAGATTTCCGAAAACGAAAGGAAAAGGCCGGCAAAAGCCCAGATAAAAATAGGGTAA